One Thermoanaerobacter kivui genomic window, AATTGCCAATTGAAAGATTGTGGGTGTCAATATACGAACAGGACGATGAGGCTTTTGAAATTTGGAATAAGGTAGTAGGACTTCCTACAGAGAGAATTGTGAGGATGGGAAAAGAAGATAATTTCTGGGAAATTGGTACAGGGCCTTGTGGACCTTGCTCAGAAATTTACTTTGACAGAGGAGAGGAAAAGGGATGCGGCAAGCCTACTTGCGGAGTTGGCTGTGACTGCGATCGTTTTATTGAGTTTTGGAATTTAGTTTTTACACAGTTTAATAAAGACGAGCAAGGGAATTACCATCCTCTACCTCATCCCAATATTGATACTGGCATGGGACTTGAGAGGATAGCAACTATAATGCAGGAAGTAGATAGTATATTTGATGTGGATGTAATAAGAGGTATCATTGAGTTTGTGTCAGAAATTGCAGGAGTAGAGTATGGCAAAGATGCAGAGAAGAACGTATCTTTGAGAGTGATAACAGACCACATACGCGGAATAACTTTTATGGTATCAGATGGTATTCTTTCTTCCAATGAAGGAAGAGGATATGTATTGAGGAGGCTTTTAAGAAGAGCAGCGAGACACGGAAAATTGTTGGGGATAAATGATACCTTTTTGCATAAAGTGGTAGACTCAGTTGTAGAACATTATGGAGAGGCTTATCCTGAGATAATTGATAGAAAGGATTATATAAAGAGAATTGTCAAATTGGAAGAAGAAAGGTTCAAAGAAACAATAGATCAAGGTCTTGCAATTTTAGAGGATTATATAAATGAACTTAAAGCCCAGGGTAAGACTGTTTTAGAAGGCTCCAAGGCTTTTAAGTTGTACGATACTTATGGGTTCCCACTGGATTTGACAAAGGAGATTTTGCAGGAATCCGGAATAACTGTTGACGAAGAAGGGTATTCAAAAGAATTAGAAGAGCAAAGAATAAGAGCGAGAAGCAGCAGAAAAGAAGATAACAGTCTGTGGGAACAGGACATATATTCTACTTTGGGGGATATTAAAACAAAATTCATAGGATATGACAATTATGAGAGCACTTCAAAAGTTGTGGCAATTGTGAAAGATGACCAGATTGTGGATGAAGCGGAAGTGGGAGATGAAGTAAGCGTTATATTAGATGTGACACCTTTTTATGCTGAGAGTGGTGGCCAAATAGGAGACAAAGGAGTCATAGAAAGCGAAAATGTTTTGGTAAGAGTAAAAGATTGCAAAAAAGTAGGTGACAAGTTTATACACATTGTAAACATTGAAGGAGGTATAATTTCAGTAGGAGATGAAGTAAAAGCTCGTATTGATGTGACAAGTCGTATGAATGCTGCAAGAAATCACACTGCTACTCACCTTCTCCATAAAGCTTTAAGGGAGATATTAGGGGACCATGTGCATCAGGCTGGCTCTCTTGTAGCAGATGACCGGTTAAGGTTTGACTTTTCTCATTATCAAGCAGTTACAAAAGAAGAGCTGAAAGCTATAGAACAAAGAGTTAATGAAAAGATATACGAAAATCTTGAAGTGGAGATTGAAGAGAAGCCATATGATGATGCTATAAAAGAGGGTGCAATTGCGTTATTTTCTGAAAAGTATGGCGATAAGGTAAGAGTTGTAAAGATAGATGATTATAGTAAGGAGCTTTGCGGTGGAACCCATGTTAGAAATACCAGCCAAATTGGGCTGTTTAAGATTGTCTCTGAAAGTGCAGTAGGCGCAGGTTTAAGGCGAATTGAAGCTGTGACGGGACTTCAGGCAATAAAATATTTAGAAGATAAAGAGGAAATATTGAAAAAGGTTTCGGATCTGTTAAAGGTACCTGAAAAAGAGTTGGTTTCTAAGGTGGAGAATTTGCAACAGATAGTAAAAGCAAAAGACAAGGAAATTGAGCAATTGAAAATAAAAATGGGTGTTACTCTGTCAAATAACCTTGTTAAATCGGCTG contains:
- the alaS gene encoding alanine--tRNA ligase, with translation MEKLGMNEIREKFLSFFESKGHLRLPSFSLIPKNDKSLLLINSGMAPLKPYFTGKETPPSKRITTCQRCIRTPDIERVGKTARHGTFFEMLGNFSFGDYFKKEAIPWAWEFVTEVLKLPIERLWVSIYEQDDEAFEIWNKVVGLPTERIVRMGKEDNFWEIGTGPCGPCSEIYFDRGEEKGCGKPTCGVGCDCDRFIEFWNLVFTQFNKDEQGNYHPLPHPNIDTGMGLERIATIMQEVDSIFDVDVIRGIIEFVSEIAGVEYGKDAEKNVSLRVITDHIRGITFMVSDGILSSNEGRGYVLRRLLRRAARHGKLLGINDTFLHKVVDSVVEHYGEAYPEIIDRKDYIKRIVKLEEERFKETIDQGLAILEDYINELKAQGKTVLEGSKAFKLYDTYGFPLDLTKEILQESGITVDEEGYSKELEEQRIRARSSRKEDNSLWEQDIYSTLGDIKTKFIGYDNYESTSKVVAIVKDDQIVDEAEVGDEVSVILDVTPFYAESGGQIGDKGVIESENVLVRVKDCKKVGDKFIHIVNIEGGIISVGDEVKARIDVTSRMNAARNHTATHLLHKALREILGDHVHQAGSLVADDRLRFDFSHYQAVTKEELKAIEQRVNEKIYENLEVEIEEKPYDDAIKEGAIALFSEKYGDKVRVVKIDDYSKELCGGTHVRNTSQIGLFKIVSESAVGAGLRRIEAVTGLQAIKYLEDKEEILKKVSDLLKVPEKELVSKVENLQQIVKAKDKEIEQLKIKMGVTLSNNLVKSAVSLDGVKLVVSKIEDYDSDGLKAIGDILKDKLKTAAIVLASPAEDKIIFVGMATKDAVQKGIHMGNVIKEVCKAAEGNGGGRPEMAQGTGKNLYKINEALNKALDIVKEQLKSWQKT